In Girardinichthys multiradiatus isolate DD_20200921_A chromosome 18, DD_fGirMul_XY1, whole genome shotgun sequence, a single window of DNA contains:
- the LOC124884361 gene encoding uncharacterized protein LOC124884361: MYFFTMDQAQCVANELNRSFYSASLWKYMFRSTVAAGLSSDSESEDEAEDDSDCITLEKFPSLQLFSTQDKNDEESFGLAPEELERKISEAIAITTFEENRDSEMEKIRNFDSKCYGRRKENSSLGTHSCSRKLSPELMYNIRMDSLAAEREWQDMRTLGHLETNRRTLETSAMTTSTKKTPRKRKHARTTYSIGGIEVCQNTFQFLMGASR, encoded by the coding sequence atttcttCACGATGGACCAAGCTCAATGTGTTGCAAACGAACTGAATCGCAGCTTTTACAGCGCTTCGCTGTGGAAGTACATGTTCAGAAGTACTGTCGCCGCCGGACTCTCTTCAGATTCTGAATCAGaagatgaagcggaagatgatAGTGATTGCATTACTTTGGAGAAGTTTCCTAGTTTGCAGCTGTTTTCAACCCAAGACAAGAATGACGAAGAAAGCTTTGGACTGGCACCTGAGGAGCTAGAACGTAAGATATCAGAAGCTATTGCTATCACAACATTTGAGGAAAACAGAGACAGTGAAATGGAGAAGATACGTAACTTTGACAGTAAATGTTATGGAAGAAGAAAGGAGAACTCTTCACTTGGGACACATTCCTGTAGCCGCAAACTTTCTCCAGAGCTCATGTACAACATACGGATGgattctttagcagcagaaagggagtggcaggacatgagaaCACTCGGACATCTTGAAACAAACCGGCGTACGCTAGAAACTTCAGCAATGACCACATCCACCAAGAAGACaccaaggaaaagaaaacacgcCAGGACAACCTATTCCATAGGAGGCATCGAAGTCTGCCAGAATACCTTTCAGTTTCTCATGGG